The following are from one region of the Sandaracinus amylolyticus genome:
- a CDS encoding phytoene desaturase family protein — protein MIRSFYDVVVVGSRLGGLSAAALLAKRGFRVLVLGQDDLGPTYELEGEQLPRAPFSFLSAHSPVARRVFAELAITQAFRRQAAVVDPAFQVALPGHRLDLALDPVHLDREIDREFPEVKRPALDFLARARATSIALDRAVDRDLVWPPETFFERREHARAISHLAPPADRRASVADDDPLRELPDTHPFRLVVHAPVRFADGMDPDHGTALRLLRHFSSWREGGAVIEGGAASLRALIESSLRAHGGELRARDKIDSIIVKRGHVEGVRIAASGEEIGASFVLLGSDVGSFLRVLPDRRPFEELFERVGEPVVRYYRYTLNLHLRAEGVPAGMARDVFFVRDPSRPLSGANLLHVETHPADAMGRRLLCVEALLPRRGVEDVADYLETIREHIVASLGELVPFLGSNLVRMDSPHDGRPAQDFTTGANVEPTAKWARGRHTMDSLYGFPIASALGVCALPVRTPIKRLLLCNAQVVPGLGLEGQLLAAWSAARIVSRSDRRPAILRRGLWTKLES, from the coding sequence GTGATCCGTTCGTTCTACGACGTGGTGGTCGTCGGGAGCCGCCTCGGCGGGCTCTCCGCCGCCGCGCTGCTCGCGAAGCGCGGCTTCCGCGTGCTGGTGCTCGGTCAGGACGATCTCGGGCCCACCTACGAGCTCGAGGGCGAGCAGCTCCCGCGCGCGCCCTTCTCGTTCCTCTCCGCGCACTCACCGGTCGCGCGACGCGTCTTCGCGGAGCTCGCGATCACCCAGGCGTTCCGCCGCCAGGCCGCGGTCGTCGATCCCGCGTTCCAGGTCGCCCTCCCCGGCCATCGCCTCGATCTCGCGCTCGATCCCGTGCACCTCGATCGCGAGATCGATCGCGAATTCCCCGAGGTGAAGCGCCCGGCGCTCGACTTCCTCGCGCGCGCCCGCGCCACCTCGATCGCGCTCGATCGCGCGGTCGATCGCGATCTCGTGTGGCCGCCCGAGACCTTCTTCGAGCGGCGCGAGCACGCCCGCGCGATCTCGCACCTCGCGCCTCCCGCCGATCGTCGGGCGTCGGTCGCGGACGACGATCCGCTGCGCGAGCTGCCCGACACGCATCCCTTCCGCCTCGTCGTGCACGCGCCCGTGCGCTTCGCCGACGGGATGGATCCCGATCACGGCACCGCGCTGCGTCTGCTCCGTCACTTCTCGTCGTGGCGCGAGGGCGGCGCGGTCATCGAGGGCGGCGCCGCGAGCCTGCGCGCGCTGATCGAGTCGAGCCTCCGCGCGCACGGCGGCGAGCTGCGCGCGCGCGACAAGATCGACTCCATCATCGTGAAGCGCGGCCACGTCGAGGGCGTGCGCATCGCCGCGTCGGGCGAAGAGATCGGCGCGTCGTTCGTGCTGCTCGGGAGCGACGTCGGATCGTTCCTGCGCGTGCTGCCCGATCGTCGCCCGTTCGAAGAGCTCTTCGAGCGCGTGGGCGAGCCGGTGGTCCGCTACTACCGCTACACGCTGAACCTCCACCTGCGCGCCGAGGGCGTCCCTGCGGGCATGGCGCGCGACGTGTTCTTCGTGCGCGATCCGTCACGCCCGCTCTCCGGCGCGAACCTCCTGCACGTCGAGACGCATCCCGCCGATGCGATGGGGCGCCGGTTGCTCTGCGTGGAAGCGCTGCTCCCGCGACGCGGGGTCGAGGACGTCGCCGACTACCTCGAGACGATCCGCGAGCACATCGTCGCGTCGCTCGGCGAGCTCGTGCCGTTCCTCGGCTCGAACCTCGTGCGCATGGACTCGCCGCACGACGGTCGTCCCGCGCAGGACTTCACGACCGGCGCGAACGTCGAGCCGACCGCGAAGTGGGCGCGCGGGCGCCACACGATGGACTCGCTCTACGGGTTCCCGATCGCGAGCGCGCTCGGCGTCTGCGCGCTCCCGGTGCGCACGCCGATCAAGCGCCTCCTGCTCTGCAACGCGCAGGTGGTGCCGGGGCTCGGGCTCGAAGGTCAGCTCCTCGCGGCGTGGTCCGCCGCGCGCATCGTGTCGCGCTCCGATCGGCGCCCCGCGATCCTGCGTCGCGGCCTCTGGACCAAGCTCGAGAGCTGA
- a CDS encoding YbjN domain-containing protein: MSETPTYQDRQTGRVYRDATEMVNDYLRRFGTAVGVELDPLDGDGYTDVRRGSATVGINVLHEHGILLFLSRIMDIPRETTGGREAFYRRLLELNFLVTSDAAFAIDKDKDAVYLRALRRLSGLDYEEFEDLLHTMASVADEWDDRLTQIFGSERS; encoded by the coding sequence GTGAGCGAGACTCCCACGTACCAGGATCGACAGACCGGGCGGGTCTATCGCGATGCGACGGAGATGGTCAACGACTACCTCCGGCGCTTCGGGACAGCGGTCGGCGTCGAGCTCGATCCTCTCGACGGCGATGGATACACCGACGTGCGTCGTGGCTCGGCGACGGTCGGGATCAACGTGCTCCACGAGCACGGGATCCTGCTCTTCCTCTCGCGCATCATGGACATCCCGCGCGAGACCACGGGCGGTCGCGAGGCGTTCTATCGACGCCTGCTCGAGCTGAACTTCCTCGTCACCAGCGATGCGGCGTTCGCGATCGACAAGGACAAGGACGCGGTCTACCTGCGCGCGCTTCGACGGCTCAGCGGGCTCGACTACGAGGAGTTCGAGGACCTGCTGCACACGATGGCGAGCGTCGCCGACGAGTGGGACGATCGCCTCACGCAGATCTTCGGGAGCGAGCGTTCCTGA
- a CDS encoding chlorite dismutase family protein: protein MSGDDDRGAPRHGARPEGGGPGLPEIDVREYGGKRDGERQVMDRRLFMQLLVFDVPADRDLPSPADVQRELARALIDAGVPHVLYADTNSPSGLALLTWSEDPAHFVDRVRPVFHEGTRRRLVQRHDHTMIGRTYSLGHEPDLEHGLLRRPVEYVLHEGWDWAVWYPLRRSGAFEKLEKHDQSIVLREHASIGMAYGRADLAHDVRLACHGLDAGDNEFVVGLVGKALHPLSHVVQSMRHTRQTSEFIVKMGPFFVGRAVHRHAGAKP, encoded by the coding sequence ATGAGCGGCGACGACGATCGAGGAGCACCGCGTCACGGAGCGCGGCCCGAGGGCGGAGGGCCGGGCCTTCCCGAGATCGACGTACGGGAGTACGGCGGCAAGCGCGACGGCGAGCGCCAGGTGATGGACCGCCGGCTCTTCATGCAGCTGCTCGTGTTCGACGTGCCCGCCGATCGCGATCTGCCCTCCCCCGCCGACGTGCAGCGCGAGCTCGCGCGCGCGCTGATCGACGCCGGCGTCCCGCACGTGCTCTACGCCGACACGAATTCACCGTCGGGCCTCGCGCTGCTCACGTGGAGCGAGGATCCCGCGCACTTCGTCGATCGCGTGCGCCCCGTGTTCCACGAGGGCACGCGTCGTCGGCTCGTGCAGCGCCACGATCACACGATGATCGGACGCACGTACTCGCTCGGCCACGAGCCCGATCTCGAGCACGGCCTGCTGCGCCGTCCCGTCGAGTACGTGCTTCACGAGGGCTGGGACTGGGCCGTGTGGTACCCGCTGCGCCGCAGCGGCGCGTTCGAGAAGCTCGAGAAGCACGACCAGTCGATCGTCCTCCGCGAGCACGCGTCGATCGGCATGGCGTACGGGCGCGCCGATCTCGCGCACGACGTGCGCCTCGCGTGTCACGGGCTCGATGCGGGCGACAACGAGTTCGTGGTCGGGCTCGTCGGCAAGGCGCTGCACCCGCTCTCGCACGTGGTGCAGAGCATGCGTCACACGAGGCAGACCTCGGAGTTCATCGTGAAGATGGGCCCCTTCTTCGTGGGCCGCGCGGTCCACCGCCACGCCGGAGCCAAGCCGTGA
- the glpD gene encoding glycerol-3-phosphate dehydrogenase: MASTDSGSASNGTIGATRQQMWERLGSAPVDLLVIGGGINGAGIARDATRRGLSVAVVDMNDLAFGTSSRSSKLIHGGLRYLEQYEVGLVFESVSERRILMDLAPHLVSPLGFLFPVYKDSRRNLFVIQAGMWLYDGLSLFRSPKRHRMLSPRDLETEEPALRREDLKGAPLYYDCSTDDARLTLETAIDAVRGGATITTWAKVTQLLVENGRVCGATVRDELTGATKDVRASAVINATGPWTDRTLALPRKGSEAPAPPRMLRTTKGVHIVVDRAKLPLNNAVVCFHPVDKRVLFAIPWGDRSYVGTTDTDDPSDPSGVHATREDVDYLIAASNAYFPEHPLTRTDVIATWAGLRPLIDEGAGANESQVSREHKIVIGQEGLITIAGGKLTTYRRMSIEVVDTAVRYLQLANGLAGRDIEPSRTEKAPLPGAEGWPDDDDATQVVAQVEQAGNGTISNAVATALTDQYGTRAIAIAALCAARPALASPLVPGRPEILAQIEHAVREEMAATVCDALVRRTQLFFRDFDQGLGCAERVASHMGTLLGWDDATRQRELQRYRDEVELSRHWRKG; encoded by the coding sequence ATGGCCTCAACCGACAGCGGTTCCGCGAGCAACGGCACGATCGGCGCGACGCGCCAGCAGATGTGGGAGCGGCTCGGCAGCGCTCCGGTCGACCTCCTCGTCATCGGCGGCGGCATCAACGGCGCGGGCATCGCGCGCGACGCGACCCGACGCGGCCTGAGCGTCGCGGTCGTCGACATGAACGACCTCGCGTTCGGCACGAGCTCGCGCTCGAGCAAGCTGATCCACGGTGGTCTGCGCTACCTCGAGCAGTACGAGGTCGGCCTCGTGTTCGAGTCGGTGAGCGAGCGCCGAATCCTGATGGACCTCGCGCCGCACCTCGTGAGCCCGCTCGGGTTCCTCTTCCCGGTCTACAAGGACAGCCGGCGCAACCTGTTCGTGATCCAGGCCGGCATGTGGCTGTACGACGGGCTCTCGCTGTTCCGCTCGCCGAAGCGGCACCGCATGCTCTCGCCGCGCGATCTCGAGACCGAGGAGCCGGCGCTGCGTCGCGAGGATCTCAAGGGCGCGCCGCTCTACTACGACTGCTCGACCGACGACGCGCGCCTGACGCTCGAGACCGCGATCGACGCGGTGCGCGGCGGCGCGACGATCACGACCTGGGCGAAGGTCACGCAGCTGCTCGTCGAGAACGGGCGCGTGTGCGGCGCGACGGTGCGCGACGAGCTCACCGGCGCGACCAAGGACGTGCGCGCCTCCGCCGTGATCAACGCGACCGGCCCGTGGACCGACCGCACGCTCGCCCTGCCGCGCAAGGGCTCCGAGGCGCCGGCGCCGCCGCGCATGCTGCGCACGACGAAGGGCGTCCACATCGTCGTCGATCGCGCGAAGCTGCCGCTGAACAACGCGGTCGTCTGCTTCCACCCCGTCGACAAGCGCGTGCTCTTCGCGATCCCGTGGGGCGACCGCTCGTACGTCGGCACGACCGACACCGACGATCCGAGCGATCCGTCGGGCGTGCACGCGACGCGCGAGGACGTCGACTACCTGATCGCCGCGAGCAACGCGTACTTCCCCGAGCACCCGCTCACGCGCACCGACGTCATCGCGACGTGGGCCGGGCTGCGCCCGCTGATCGACGAGGGCGCGGGCGCGAACGAGTCGCAGGTGAGCCGCGAGCACAAGATCGTGATCGGCCAGGAGGGTCTCATCACGATCGCGGGCGGCAAGCTCACGACGTATCGCCGCATGAGCATCGAGGTGGTCGACACCGCGGTGCGCTACCTGCAGCTCGCGAACGGGCTCGCGGGCCGCGACATCGAGCCGTCGCGCACCGAGAAGGCGCCGCTGCCCGGCGCCGAGGGCTGGCCCGACGACGACGATGCGACGCAGGTCGTCGCGCAGGTCGAGCAGGCCGGCAACGGCACGATCTCGAACGCCGTCGCGACCGCGCTGACCGATCAGTACGGCACGCGCGCGATCGCGATCGCAGCGCTCTGTGCTGCGCGCCCCGCGCTCGCGTCGCCGCTGGTCCCGGGGCGCCCCGAGATCCTCGCGCAGATCGAGCACGCGGTCCGCGAGGAGATGGCCGCGACGGTGTGCGACGCGCTGGTGCGGCGCACCCAGCTCTTCTTCCGCGACTTCGATCAGGGCCTCGGCTGCGCCGAGCGCGTGGCGTCGCACATGGGCACGCTGCTCGGGTGGGACGACGCGACGCGCCAGCGCGAGCTGCAGCGTTATCGCGACGAGGTCGAGCTCTCGCGCCACTGGCGTAAGGGGTAA
- a CDS encoding type II secretion system F family protein, with protein sequence MQEWVWEARTRTGEVRKGIMEAANEAAVQDRLKTQNLTPTRVRKKPREVSLQFGAPVSEKELVVFIRQFATMIDAGLPLVQCLDILSAQGDNKAFNRILKDVKANVEQGATFSDSLRRHPKVFDELFVNLVQAGEVGGILDTILGRLAVYIEKRVKLKRQVRSALVYPSAVMVIAGVVLTVLLTWVIPSFQSMFADFGDDGDLPGPTQLVINMSEFFVGNFVFIFAGLFAIGAGISYSYRTPGGKRFWHRFLLEVPVLGPVMRKIAVSRFTRTLGTLLASGVPILEALDIVAKASGNVIVEAAIKNTSDRIREGRTMAEPLMETKVFPPMVVQMIGVGEQTGALDQMLNKIADFYEEEVDVAVAALTSLLEPIMMVVIGGMVGFMLIAMYMPIFDIAGKVQGH encoded by the coding sequence ATGCAGGAGTGGGTCTGGGAGGCGCGCACGCGCACCGGCGAAGTGCGCAAGGGGATCATGGAGGCGGCGAACGAAGCCGCCGTCCAGGATCGCCTCAAGACCCAGAACCTCACGCCGACGCGCGTCCGCAAGAAGCCGCGCGAGGTCAGCCTGCAGTTCGGCGCGCCGGTCTCCGAGAAGGAGCTCGTCGTCTTCATCCGTCAGTTCGCGACGATGATCGACGCGGGCCTGCCGCTCGTGCAGTGCCTCGACATCCTCTCGGCGCAGGGCGACAACAAGGCGTTCAACCGCATCCTCAAGGACGTGAAGGCCAACGTCGAGCAGGGCGCGACGTTCTCCGACTCGCTGCGGCGCCACCCCAAGGTCTTCGACGAGCTCTTCGTGAACCTCGTCCAGGCCGGCGAGGTCGGCGGCATCCTCGACACGATCCTCGGGCGCCTCGCGGTCTACATCGAGAAGCGCGTCAAGCTGAAGCGCCAGGTGCGCAGCGCGCTCGTCTATCCGAGCGCCGTCATGGTGATCGCGGGCGTCGTGCTCACCGTGCTGCTCACCTGGGTCATCCCGAGCTTCCAGTCGATGTTCGCCGACTTCGGCGACGACGGAGATCTGCCGGGCCCGACCCAGCTCGTGATCAACATGTCGGAGTTCTTCGTCGGGAACTTCGTCTTCATCTTCGCCGGGCTCTTCGCGATCGGCGCGGGCATCTCGTACAGCTACCGGACGCCGGGCGGGAAGAGGTTCTGGCATCGCTTCCTGCTCGAGGTGCCGGTGCTCGGGCCCGTGATGCGCAAGATCGCGGTGTCGCGCTTCACGCGCACGCTCGGGACGCTGCTCGCGTCGGGCGTGCCGATCCTCGAGGCGCTCGACATCGTCGCGAAGGCCTCGGGCAACGTGATCGTCGAGGCGGCGATCAAGAACACCTCCGATCGCATCCGCGAGGGCCGCACGATGGCCGAGCCGCTGATGGAGACGAAGGTCTTCCCGCCGATGGTCGTGCAGATGATCGGCGTCGGCGAGCAGACCGGCGCGCTCGATCAGATGCTCAACAAGATCGCCGACTTCTACGAAGAGGAAGTCGACGTCGCGGTCGCTGCGCTCACGTCGCTGCTCGAGCCGATCATGATGGTCGTCATCGGCGGCATGGTCGGCTTCATGCTGATCGCCATGTACATGCCGATCTTCGACATCGCGGGGAAGGTGCAGGGGCACTAG
- a CDS encoding antibiotic biosynthesis monooxygenase family protein, translated as MIVAISRFSCEATEADEIERRFRARSKLVDGHLGFLGLEVLRSIGARPEFALVTRWESRAALGAYLKSDDFRAVHAEGEEQDAVFTLYEQVAT; from the coding sequence ATGATCGTGGCGATCTCGCGCTTCTCGTGCGAGGCGACCGAGGCCGACGAGATCGAGCGGCGATTCCGCGCGCGCTCGAAGCTGGTCGACGGGCACCTCGGGTTCCTCGGGCTCGAGGTGCTGCGCTCGATCGGCGCGCGACCGGAGTTCGCGCTGGTGACGCGATGGGAGAGCCGCGCCGCGCTCGGTGCGTACCTGAAGTCCGACGACTTCCGCGCGGTGCACGCCGAGGGCGAGGAGCAGGACGCGGTGTTCACGCTCTACGAGCAGGTGGCGACGTGA
- a CDS encoding cobalamin B12-binding domain-containing protein — MRRAPAAPDLAELRHAFLDAQLAGDARAGVEVIERGLSGGYDATILRRDLVRDGQETIGRLWQENRISVAREHMGTSVALVALAHLYWRAPLAPPRHRRVLVSCVPGEQHAFPARLAADTLELAGYDVKFLGADVPRESLAGMVHDMKPDLVVLSVTLAFHLPELERTVARIRELVPEVPIAVGGGACGDWMPIAAKLGVSGAGRSAEELLAMIEETFR; from the coding sequence ATGCGACGAGCGCCCGCCGCCCCCGATCTCGCCGAGCTCCGGCACGCATTCCTCGACGCGCAGCTCGCCGGCGACGCCCGTGCCGGCGTCGAGGTGATCGAGCGCGGGCTCTCGGGGGGCTACGACGCGACCATCCTGCGGCGCGATCTCGTGCGCGACGGTCAGGAGACGATCGGTCGGCTCTGGCAGGAGAACCGCATCAGCGTCGCGCGCGAGCACATGGGCACGTCGGTGGCGCTCGTCGCGCTCGCGCACCTCTACTGGCGCGCACCGCTCGCGCCGCCGCGTCATCGGCGCGTGCTCGTCTCGTGCGTGCCCGGCGAGCAGCACGCGTTCCCGGCGCGCCTCGCCGCGGACACGCTCGAGCTCGCGGGCTACGACGTGAAGTTCCTCGGCGCCGACGTTCCACGCGAGTCGCTCGCCGGGATGGTGCACGACATGAAGCCCGATCTCGTCGTGCTCTCGGTGACGCTGGCGTTCCACCTGCCCGAGCTCGAGCGGACGGTGGCGCGCATTCGCGAGCTCGTGCCCGAGGTGCCGATCGCGGTGGGCGGCGGCGCGTGCGGAGACTGGATGCCGATCGCGGCGAAGCTCGGCGTGAGCGGCGCGGGACGCAGCGCCGAGGAGCTGCTCGCGATGATCGAGGAGACGTTCCGATGA
- a CDS encoding HIT family protein, translated as MTQTRTIFDRILDGEIPCHRVYEDEHVLAFLDIGPLSEGHTLVIPKERKAFLHELSDESAAAIGRVLPRLARAVIQATGATAYNILQNNGAEAHQAVFHVHFHIIPKRGERGLGVGWRPGSVDAAAAKELAARITAAIS; from the coding sequence GTGACGCAGACGCGAACGATCTTCGATCGCATCCTCGACGGTGAGATCCCCTGCCACCGCGTGTACGAGGACGAGCACGTGCTCGCGTTCCTCGACATCGGGCCGCTCTCGGAGGGCCACACGCTCGTGATCCCCAAGGAGCGCAAGGCGTTCCTCCACGAGCTCTCCGACGAGTCCGCGGCAGCGATCGGCCGCGTGCTGCCGCGCCTCGCGCGCGCCGTGATCCAGGCGACCGGCGCGACCGCCTACAACATCCTGCAGAACAACGGCGCGGAGGCGCACCAGGCGGTGTTCCACGTGCACTTCCACATCATCCCGAAGCGCGGCGAGCGCGGGCTCGGCGTCGGCTGGCGTCCCGGGTCCGTCGACGCCGCGGCGGCGAAGGAGCTCGCGGCGCGCATCACGGCCGCGATCTCGTGA
- the purM gene encoding phosphoribosylformylglycinamidine cyclo-ligase, giving the protein MAGITYKDSGVDVDAGDELVERIKPFAARTRIPEVLSGVGGFAGLCGLPTGMKDPVLVSGTDGVGTKLKLAFLADRHDTVGIDLVAMCVNDVVTTGARPLFFLDYFATGKLDVARTASVIQGIAKGCEDAGCALLGGETAELPGFYAPGEYDLAGFSVGVVERSAIIDGKRVASGDAVIGVASSGLHSNGYSLVRKVLLDHAKLALDSTPDGLGEPLVDALLRPTRIYARAVRALLDATIDVRALSHITGGGLPGNIPRVLPDDLGVAIDASKWTRPAIFDLVQRLGGVSEAEMRRAFNIGLGLVVVVPQSDASRAVDALNAAGERASIIGRVIETPGVEFEDRVQFVAT; this is encoded by the coding sequence ATGGCCGGAATCACCTACAAGGACTCGGGCGTCGACGTCGATGCGGGCGACGAGCTCGTCGAGCGCATCAAGCCGTTCGCGGCGCGCACGCGCATCCCCGAGGTCCTGAGCGGCGTCGGCGGATTCGCCGGCCTCTGCGGCCTCCCGACGGGCATGAAGGACCCCGTGCTCGTCTCGGGCACCGACGGCGTGGGCACCAAGCTCAAGCTCGCGTTCCTCGCCGATCGCCACGACACGGTGGGCATCGATCTCGTCGCGATGTGCGTGAACGACGTCGTCACGACCGGCGCGCGCCCCCTCTTCTTCCTCGACTACTTCGCGACCGGGAAGCTCGACGTCGCGCGCACCGCGTCGGTGATCCAGGGCATCGCGAAGGGCTGCGAGGACGCGGGCTGCGCGCTCCTCGGCGGCGAGACCGCGGAGCTCCCCGGCTTCTACGCGCCCGGCGAGTACGACCTCGCGGGCTTCTCGGTCGGCGTCGTCGAGCGCAGCGCGATCATCGACGGCAAGCGCGTCGCGAGCGGCGACGCGGTGATCGGCGTCGCGTCGAGCGGCCTGCACTCGAACGGTTACTCGCTCGTCCGCAAGGTGCTGCTCGATCACGCGAAGCTCGCGCTCGACTCGACGCCCGACGGGCTCGGCGAGCCGCTCGTCGACGCGCTCCTCCGCCCGACGCGCATCTACGCGCGGGCGGTGCGCGCGCTGCTCGACGCGACGATCGACGTCCGCGCCCTCTCGCACATCACGGGCGGCGGTCTTCCGGGCAACATCCCGCGCGTGCTCCCCGACGATCTCGGCGTCGCCATCGACGCGAGCAAGTGGACGCGCCCCGCGATCTTCGATCTCGTGCAGCGCCTCGGCGGCGTGAGCGAGGCCGAGATGCGCCGCGCGTTCAACATCGGGCTGGGCCTCGTCGTCGTGGTCCCGCAGAGCGACGCGTCGCGCGCCGTCGACGCGCTGAACGCTGCCGGCGAGCGCGCGTCGATCATCGGCCGCGTGATCGAGACGCCCGGGGTCGAGTTCGAAGACCGCGTGCAGTTCGTCGCGACGTGA
- a CDS encoding type IV pilus twitching motility protein PilT: MQPPPSDANAPLQVTLIQLLRAMIDRGASDLHITKDTPPQFRIDGSLVPLKMPPLRAEDTKQLVYSALNEEQKIKFEKTWELDFSFGVRGVSRFRGNVFMQRGAVAAAFRAIPHKIRSFDELGLPPVISDLASLPRGLVLVTGPTGSGKSTTLASIIDKINRETRQHIITVEDPIEFEHFSKLCVVNQREVGADTKGFKDALKYILRQDPDVVLVGEMRDLETIEAALTISETGHLVFATLHTNSAISSINRIIDVFPAHQQSQIRAQLSFVLQGVMTQLLLPRADGPGRVMACEVMIPNAAIRNLIREDKVHQMYSQMQMGQGKSGMQTMNQTLYSLYQRRMITIEDAMGYSSEPAELQAMIDGRSPVVPAGTARGGR, translated from the coding sequence ATGCAGCCGCCTCCGTCCGACGCGAACGCTCCGCTCCAGGTCACGTTGATCCAGCTCTTGCGCGCGATGATCGATCGCGGCGCGTCGGACCTGCACATCACCAAGGACACGCCGCCGCAGTTCCGGATCGACGGCAGCCTCGTGCCCCTGAAGATGCCGCCGCTGCGCGCCGAGGACACCAAGCAGCTCGTCTACTCGGCGCTCAACGAAGAGCAGAAGATCAAGTTCGAGAAGACGTGGGAGCTCGACTTCTCGTTCGGCGTGCGCGGCGTGTCGCGCTTCCGCGGCAACGTGTTCATGCAGCGCGGCGCGGTCGCCGCCGCGTTCCGCGCGATCCCCCACAAGATCCGCAGCTTCGACGAGCTCGGGCTGCCGCCCGTGATCTCCGATCTCGCGTCGCTGCCGCGCGGCCTGGTGCTCGTCACCGGCCCCACCGGCTCGGGCAAGAGCACGACGCTCGCGTCGATCATCGACAAGATCAACCGCGAGACGCGCCAGCACATCATCACGGTCGAGGACCCGATCGAGTTCGAGCACTTCTCGAAGCTCTGCGTGGTGAACCAGCGCGAGGTCGGCGCGGACACCAAGGGCTTCAAGGACGCGCTCAAGTACATCCTCCGCCAGGATCCCGACGTCGTGCTGGTCGGCGAGATGCGCGACCTCGAGACCATCGAGGCCGCGCTCACGATCAGCGAGACCGGTCACCTCGTGTTCGCGACGCTGCACACCAACAGCGCGATCTCGTCGATCAACCGCATCATCGACGTGTTCCCCGCGCACCAGCAGTCGCAGATCCGCGCGCAGCTCTCGTTCGTGCTGCAGGGCGTGATGACCCAGCTGCTCTTGCCCCGCGCCGACGGGCCCGGTCGCGTCATGGCGTGCGAGGTGATGATCCCCAACGCCGCGATCCGGAACCTCATCCGCGAGGACAAGGTCCACCAGATGTACTCGCAGATGCAGATGGGACAGGGGAAGAGCGGGATGCAGACGATGAACCAGACGCTCTACTCGCTCTACCAGCGCCGCATGATCACGATCGAGGACGCGATGGGCTACTCGAGCGAGCCCGCGGAGCTCCAGGCGATGATCGACGGGCGCTCCCCCGTCGTCCCCGCCGGGACGGCGCGCGGCGGTCGATGA
- a CDS encoding YbhB/YbcL family Raf kinase inhibitor-like protein: MELRSDSFADGAAIPTKNAFGRFHPETHVELSENLSPHLAWSGAPEGTKSFAILCTDSEVPSRGDDVNQDGRTVPLDLPRVEFVHLALVDLPAKVRELEEGALSRGVTVHGKGTLGVHGSKQGLNDYTGWFAGDPHMKGDYHGYDGPCPPWNDERLHVYTFTVLALDVESLELGESFTIAAAREAMKGHVLAKASIVGTYAIYPKAVRAPK, from the coding sequence ATGGAGCTCCGCAGCGACAGCTTCGCCGATGGCGCGGCGATCCCGACGAAGAATGCGTTCGGGCGCTTCCACCCCGAGACCCACGTCGAGCTCAGCGAGAACCTGAGCCCACACCTCGCGTGGAGCGGCGCGCCCGAGGGCACGAAGTCGTTCGCGATCCTCTGCACCGACAGCGAGGTGCCGAGCCGCGGCGATGACGTGAACCAGGACGGTCGCACCGTGCCGCTCGATCTGCCGCGCGTGGAGTTCGTGCACCTCGCGCTGGTCGATCTGCCGGCGAAGGTGCGCGAGCTCGAGGAGGGCGCGCTGAGCCGCGGCGTGACGGTGCACGGCAAGGGCACGCTCGGTGTGCACGGCAGCAAGCAGGGCCTCAACGACTACACCGGGTGGTTCGCGGGCGACCCCCACATGAAGGGCGACTACCACGGGTACGACGGGCCCTGTCCGCCGTGGAACGACGAGCGCCTCCACGTCTACACGTTCACGGTGCTCGCGCTCGACGTCGAATCGCTGGAGCTCGGAGAGTCGTTCACGATCGCCGCCGCGCGCGAGGCGATGAAGGGCCACGTGCTCGCGAAGGCGTCGATCGTCGGGACCTACGCGATCTACCCGAAGGCGGTGCGCGCTCCGAAGTGA